A single genomic interval of Vulpes vulpes isolate BD-2025 chromosome 3, VulVul3, whole genome shotgun sequence harbors:
- the IL4R gene encoding interleukin-4 receptor subunit alpha isoform X2 → MTRWKRMSISWTCGLGSSCYGVALSSPASMFKVYNVTYMGPTLRLAASTLKSGASYSARVRAWAQTYNSTWSDWSPSTTWLNYYEPWEQHLPLGVSISCLVILAICLSCYFSIIKIKKGWWDQIPNPAHSPLVAIVIQDSQVSLWGRRSRGQEPAKCPHWKTCLTKLLPCLLEHGLGREEESSKTAKNGPLQGPGKSAWCPVEVSKTILWPESISVVQCVELSEAPVDNEEEEEVEEDKRSLCPSLEGSGGSFQEGREGIVARLTESLFLDLLGGENGGFCPQGLEESCLPPPSGSVGAQMPWAQFPRAGPRAAAPEGPEQPCCPESALQASPTQSAGSSAFPELPPVVTDNPAYRSFGSFLGQSSDPGDGDSDPELADRPGEADPGISSAPQPPEPPAALQPEPESWEQILRQSVLQHRAAPAPSPGPGSGYREFTCAVKQGSAPDAGGPGFGPSGEAGYKAFCSLLPGGATCPGTSGGEAGSGEGGYKPFQSLTPGCPGAPTPVPVPLFTFGLDTEPPGSPQDSLGAGSSPEHLGVEPAGKEEDSRKTLLAPEQATDPLRDDLASSIVYSALTCHLCGHLKQWHDQEERGKAHIVPSPCCGCCCGDRSSLLLSPLRAPNVLPGGVLLEASLSPASLVPSGVSKEGKSSPFSQPASSSAQSSSQTPKKLAVLSTEPTCMSAS, encoded by the exons TTTAAAGTCTATAATGTGACCTACATGGGGCCCACCCTCCGCTTGGCAGCCAGCACCCTCAAGTCTGGAGCTTCCTACAGCGCACGTGTGAGGGCCTGGGCTCAGACCTACAACAGCACCTGGAGTGATTGGAGCCCCAGCACCACGTGGCTTAACT ACTACGAGCCCTGGGAGCAGCACCTGCCACTTGGCGTCAGCATCTCCTGCCTCGTCATCCTGGCCATCTGCCTGTCCTGCTACTTCAGTATCATCAA gattaaGAAAGGATGGTGGGATCAGATTCCCAACCCAGCCCACAGCCCCCTCGTGGCCATAGTCATTCAGGACTCACAG GTGTCACTCTGGGGGAGGCGGTCCCGAGGCCAGGAACCAGCCAAGTGCCC ACACTGGAAGACTTGTCTTACCAAGCTCCTGCCTTGTCTACTGGAGCATggcctgggcagggaggaggagtcCTCCAAGACTGCCAAAAATGGGCCTCTCCAAGGTCCTGGAAAATCAGCGTGGTGCCCTGTGGAGGTCAGCAAGACGATCCTCTGGCCGGAGAGCATCAGCGTGGTGCAATGTGTGGAGCTCTCTGAGGCCCCGGTGGAcaatgaagaggaggaggaggtggaggaagatAAAAGGAGCCTCTGCCCATCACTGGAGGGCAGTGGGGGCAGCttccaggagggcagagagggcaTCGTGGCCCGGCTGACAGAAAGCCTCTTCCTGGACCTTCTCGGGGGTGAGAATGGGGGCTTTTGCCCGCAGGGCCTGGAGGAGTCATGCCTTCCGCCCCCTTCAGGGAGTGTGGGCGCTCAGATGCCCTGGGCTCAGTTCCCGAGGGCCGGGCCCCGGGCGGCGGCGCCCGAGGGCCCGGAGCAGCCTTGCTGCCCCGAGTCCGCTCTTCAGGCCTCCCCGACCCAGAGCGCAGGCAGCTCGGctttcccagagctgccccctgTCGTCACAGACAACCCCGCGTACCGCAGCTTCGGCAGCTTTCTGGGCCAGTCCTCCGATCCCGGGGACGGTGACTCCGACCCAGAGCTGGCCGATCGCCCCGGGGAAGCGGACCCCGGCATCtcctctgccccccagcccccggagCCACCTGCCGCCCTCCAGCCTGAGCCAGAAAGCTGGGAGCAGATCCTGCGCCAGAGTGTCCTCCAgcaccgggcagccccggcccccagcccgggCCCCGGCAGCGGCTACCGGGAGTTCACATGTGCTGTGAAGCAGGGCAGCGCCCCCGACGCCGGGGGGCCGGGCTTCGGCCCTTCTGGGGAAGCGGGGTACAAGGCCTTCTGCAGTCTGCTCCCTGGTGGTGCCACCTGCCCGGGGACATCTGGGGGTGAGGccggcagtggggaggggggctaCAAGCCCTTCCAGAGCCTcactcctggctgccctggggcccccaccccagtccctgtCCCCCTGTTCACCTTCGGACTGGACACGGAGCCACCTGGCAGCCCTCAGGACTCGCTCGGCGCAGGCAGCtccccagagcacctgggtgtgGAGCcggcagggaaggaggaggacagcCGCAAGACCCTGCTGGCCCCGGAGCAGGCCACAGACCCCCTCAGGGACGACCTGGCCAGTAGCATCGTCTACTCAGCCCTCACCTGTCACTTGTGTGGCCACCTGAAGCAGTGGCACGACCAGGAGGAGCGTGGCAAGGCCCACATAGTGCCCAGCccctgctgtggctgctgctgtgGAGACAGGTCCTCACTCCTGCTGAGCCCCCTGAGGGCCCCGAACGTCCTGCCAGGTGGGGTTCTGCTGGAGGCCAGCCTCTCTCCGGCCTCCCTGGTACCCTCGGGGGTCTCAAAGGAGGGCAAATCCTCTCCGTTCTCCCAGCCTGCCTCCAGCAGTGCTCAGAGCTCAAGCCAGACCCCCAAAAAGCTGGCCGTGCTTTCCACAGAGCCCACATGCATGAGCGCTTCTTAG